The following are encoded together in the Stegostoma tigrinum isolate sSteTig4 chromosome 42, sSteTig4.hap1, whole genome shotgun sequence genome:
- the zgc:101765 gene encoding uncharacterized oxidoreductase YtbE — translation METVKLNNGVEMPLLGLGTFKLRGYEAVYRALDSALGHGYRSVDTASVYGNEADIGQALAELLPKHGLSRADIFITSKLSPADQGERAEEGALRSLAALGCQYLDLYLIHWPGRQGWKSEDPRNRVCRRQSWEVLEGLYESGRFRAIGVSNYTVGHLREMLEHCRVTPAVLQVEYHPRLVQSDLLAFCAECGLHLQAYSSLGCGRLLDEPQVRALAVAYGRSPAQVLLRWAVQRGVGVIPKSAEPERVAANAQLFDFCLREEDTELLSSLHSDSRYCWDPRAVT, via the coding sequence ATGGAGACCGTGAAGCTCAACAACGGGGTGGAGATGCCGCTGCTGGGCCTGGGCACCTTCAAGCTGCGGGGGTATGAGGCCGTGTACCGGGCACTGGACTCCGCCCTGGGGCACGGCTACCGCTCCGTGGACACGGCGAGCGTGTATGGCAACGAGGCTGACATCGGGCAGGCGCTGGCAGAGCTGCTTCCGAAGCACGGCCTCTCCCGGGCAGACATCTTCATCACCAGTAAGCTGTCACCGGCGGACCAGGGGGAACGGGCGGAGGAGGGTGCCTTACGGAGCCTGGCGGCCTTGGGCTGCCAATACCTGGACCTCTACCTCATCCACTGGCCCGGCAGACAGGGCTGGAAGAGTGAGGATCCCCGTAACCGGGTCTGCCGGCGCCAGAGCTGGGAAGTGCTAGAAGGCCTGTACGAGAGCGGCCGCTTCCGTGCCATCGGTGTCTCCAACTACACAGTGGGCCACCTCCGGGAGATGCTGGAGCACTGCCGGGTGACGCCCGCTGTACTGCAGGTGGAGTATCATCCGCGCCTGGTGCAGAGCGACCTGCTGGCCTTCTGCGCCGAGTGCGGCCTCCACCTGCAGGCCTACTCCTCGCTAGGCTGCGGGCGCCTGCTGGACGAGCCTCAGGTCCGAGCCCTGGCTGTCGCCTACGGCCGCAGCCCGGCCCAGGTGCTGCTGCGCTGGGCCGTGCAGCGGGGAGTCGGCGTCATCCCCAAATCGGCTGAGCCCGAGCGCGTGGCCGCCAACGCCCAGCTGTTCGACTTCTGCCTGAGAGAGGAGGACACTGAGCTGCTGAGCAGCCTGCACTCCGACAGCCGCTACTGCTGGGACCCCCGGGCTGTCACCTGA